In Chroicocephalus ridibundus chromosome 4, bChrRid1.1, whole genome shotgun sequence, one genomic interval encodes:
- the POLD4 gene encoding DNA polymerase delta subunit 4, with protein sequence MEKPRLITDSFPLRRRPGRAPGKLKGRVKSRGCPRVRPRPPPATEDPSSPSPPDQALMEMLRRFDLAWEYGPCTGITRLQRWERAEALGLSPPGPVRDALLEHQDNPDVTYSLWHEYEL encoded by the exons ATGGAGAAGCCCCGGCTCATCACCGACTCCTTCCcgctgcggcggcggccgggccgagccccgGGCAAGCTCAAGGGCAGGGTCAAGAGCAGGGGCTGTCCCCGGGTCCggccccgaccccccccggccaccGAGGACCCCTCTTCGCCGTCCCCCCCGGACCAAGCCCTCATGGAGATGCTGCGCCGCTTCGATCTGGCCTGGGAGTACGGGCCCTGCACGG GTATCACCCGCCTGCAGCGGTGGGAGCGGGCGGAGGCGCTGGGGTTGAGCCCCCCCGGTCCCGTCCGCGACGCCCTCCTGGAGCACCAGGACAACCCCGATGTCACCTACAG CCTCTGGCACGAGTACGAGCTCTGA